One genomic segment of Rubripirellula amarantea includes these proteins:
- a CDS encoding glycogen/starch/alpha-glucan phosphorylase has protein sequence MKTISKMLDQTSHDKETFDVLAPLNQEHRRHLMYTFGHDESDIGSNYHYRALATAVRDRVTHHWRNTRHQFATTDQRRVHYFSLEFLLGRSLNNAVQNLDLEESARNALHQYGVQLEEIADEEQDAGLGNGGLGRLAACFLDSCANLQLPVAGYGIRYEFGMFHQMIENGRQVEAPDHWLRDGNIWEIERPEDTRTIKFYGRTERYMADSGKMASRWVGTHDMLAVPYDMPIPGYKNQTVNTLRLWKAAATDEFNLEEFNSGNYPDAVVQKNNAEQISMVLYPNDASENGKELRLKQQYFLVSASLQDVLAAWVEQHGEDFTHFGEKNCFQLNDTHPACSVPELMRLLMDEHGLEWDAAWKITSSCMAYTNHTLLPEALERWSVALFSRLLPRLLEIIYEINERFLALVKEAHPGDTALLRRVSLVEEGHQPHIRMAYLSIVGSFSVNGVAALHTELLKEGLFLDFYKIWPEKFNNKTNGVTQRRWLSHCNPLLRDLLIETIGTEWECDLMQMEKLAPYADDAAFQKKWADVKLANKQRLAAHVLKHTGVEFMENAIFDVQVKRIHEYKRQLLNVLHVIHLYDRIKRGETKDMTPRCVLIGGKAAPGYHVAKLIVKLINNVASVVNADPATKGLLRLAFFPNYRVSTMEIICPGTELSEQISTAGKEASGTGNMKFMMNGALTIGTLDGANIEIREKAGDENFFLFGLDAQGVVEARKSYDPNTIIADDPEIRRVMELLEGGTFNMNEPGIFDLLTQGLRNPHDQWVSIADLRSYIDAQTEAGATYRDQAKWNRMSILNSAHSGWFSSDRTIQQYADEIWGVKPLRNV, from the coding sequence TTGAAGACGATTTCCAAGATGCTCGACCAAACTTCCCACGACAAAGAAACCTTCGACGTCTTGGCTCCGCTCAATCAAGAGCATCGCCGCCACTTGATGTACACGTTCGGTCACGACGAAAGCGACATCGGTTCCAACTATCACTACCGTGCGCTCGCAACCGCGGTTCGCGATCGAGTGACCCACCACTGGCGTAACACGCGTCACCAGTTCGCGACGACCGACCAAAGACGCGTCCACTACTTTTCGCTCGAATTTCTTCTGGGACGTTCTCTTAACAACGCAGTCCAAAATTTGGACTTGGAAGAGTCTGCACGCAACGCTTTGCATCAGTACGGTGTTCAGCTCGAAGAGATCGCGGACGAAGAACAAGACGCGGGACTCGGCAACGGAGGCCTGGGTCGATTGGCGGCTTGCTTCTTGGATAGTTGCGCCAACTTGCAGCTTCCAGTTGCGGGATACGGAATTCGTTACGAGTTCGGCATGTTCCACCAAATGATCGAGAACGGCCGCCAAGTGGAGGCCCCCGATCACTGGCTTCGTGATGGCAACATCTGGGAAATCGAGCGTCCCGAAGACACACGAACCATTAAGTTCTATGGTCGCACCGAACGATACATGGCCGACTCGGGCAAGATGGCGAGTCGTTGGGTTGGCACCCATGACATGCTTGCCGTTCCTTACGACATGCCGATTCCCGGTTACAAGAACCAAACCGTCAATACGCTTCGATTATGGAAGGCTGCCGCGACGGATGAATTCAATTTGGAAGAATTCAACTCGGGCAACTACCCCGATGCTGTCGTTCAGAAGAACAATGCCGAACAGATCTCAATGGTCTTGTATCCTAATGACGCCAGTGAAAACGGTAAGGAACTGCGTCTGAAGCAACAGTACTTCCTTGTCTCGGCAAGTCTGCAGGATGTTTTAGCAGCCTGGGTCGAACAGCACGGCGAAGACTTCACTCACTTTGGCGAAAAGAACTGCTTCCAACTTAACGATACGCACCCTGCTTGCTCAGTTCCCGAACTGATGCGGTTGTTGATGGACGAGCACGGTCTTGAATGGGACGCAGCTTGGAAGATTACGTCAAGCTGCATGGCTTACACGAACCACACGTTGCTGCCCGAGGCTCTTGAGCGTTGGTCGGTTGCCCTGTTCAGCCGATTGCTTCCACGCTTGCTGGAAATCATCTACGAAATCAACGAACGTTTCTTGGCATTGGTCAAGGAAGCTCACCCTGGTGACACCGCTCTGCTGCGACGCGTTTCGCTTGTCGAAGAAGGCCATCAACCTCACATCCGAATGGCCTACCTTTCGATCGTCGGAAGTTTCTCCGTCAACGGTGTTGCCGCCCTGCACACTGAACTACTCAAAGAAGGCTTGTTCCTAGACTTCTATAAGATTTGGCCAGAGAAGTTCAACAACAAGACCAACGGCGTGACTCAACGTCGATGGTTGTCCCACTGCAATCCGCTTCTGCGTGATCTGTTGATCGAAACCATCGGAACCGAATGGGAATGCGATTTGATGCAGATGGAAAAGCTTGCGCCGTACGCCGACGACGCCGCTTTCCAAAAGAAGTGGGCCGATGTCAAACTTGCCAACAAGCAACGACTCGCTGCTCATGTTCTTAAGCACACCGGTGTTGAGTTCATGGAAAATGCGATCTTCGACGTGCAAGTGAAACGGATTCACGAATACAAGCGACAACTGCTTAATGTGCTGCACGTGATTCATCTTTACGATCGAATCAAGCGAGGCGAAACCAAAGACATGACGCCTCGCTGTGTTCTGATTGGTGGCAAGGCGGCTCCTGGATATCACGTCGCGAAGCTAATTGTCAAACTGATCAACAATGTGGCTTCCGTCGTCAATGCTGATCCGGCGACGAAGGGTCTGTTGCGATTAGCGTTCTTCCCGAACTATCGCGTTTCGACGATGGAAATCATTTGCCCGGGCACAGAGTTGTCCGAGCAGATTTCGACCGCGGGTAAAGAAGCTTCGGGGACCGGAAACATGAAGTTCATGATGAACGGAGCGTTGACCATTGGTACGCTTGATGGTGCGAACATTGAAATTCGCGAGAAGGCGGGTGACGAGAATTTCTTCCTCTTTGGCCTCGATGCCCAAGGCGTGGTTGAAGCTCGCAAGAGCTACGATCCCAACACGATCATCGCCGACGATCCTGAGATCCGCCGCGTGATGGAACTGCTCGAAGGAGGAACGTTCAACATGAATGAACCTGGCATCTTCGAT
- a CDS encoding retropepsin-like aspartic protease family protein: MIHPRLNRRFTLIPIACAGFACVWFALSVPMPVKALMADETSVTPETPKYSPEVEEKAERILADHGLRRSGKSLQSTKSADISRAVSALGREKRELKLVKKDWEEADHRLRLHRKLARSLTLQDGELNLQLARVAGVDVSANNRIIGLINANRAKQQLVKDEIAALKKNADEKRKTLNEAEAKYAESVLAARASLDQLTAELNKSLSEQDVITAVKVMQVNFDVASDETAGSILNSVERRVLKIEEEVFRESIPLRIEGGALIVDVVVDRKSVPMMVDSGATLVSLPMETATKLGILVPEDAPRLNLIMADGRQISARRVTLEKVRVGNFEAEGVEAAVLDVTATGAEPLLGMSYLGNFKFEIDTAAKTLKMLRISTD; the protein is encoded by the coding sequence ATGATCCATCCACGCCTAAATCGGCGATTTACCTTGATCCCGATTGCCTGTGCTGGGTTTGCCTGCGTCTGGTTTGCCCTTTCGGTGCCAATGCCTGTGAAGGCCTTGATGGCGGACGAGACCTCGGTGACGCCTGAGACTCCCAAGTATTCGCCCGAAGTCGAAGAAAAGGCCGAGCGTATTTTAGCCGATCACGGACTACGGCGGTCCGGTAAATCGTTGCAGTCGACCAAGAGTGCGGATATCAGTCGTGCGGTGTCTGCTCTAGGCCGCGAAAAACGCGAATTGAAGCTTGTCAAGAAAGATTGGGAAGAAGCCGACCATCGCTTGCGATTGCACCGGAAACTGGCTCGCAGTTTGACTTTGCAAGACGGCGAACTCAATCTGCAACTCGCTCGCGTTGCGGGCGTAGACGTCTCGGCAAATAACCGAATCATCGGGCTGATCAACGCTAATCGAGCAAAGCAGCAGTTGGTCAAAGATGAGATTGCGGCCTTGAAGAAGAACGCCGATGAAAAACGTAAGACCCTCAATGAAGCGGAAGCGAAGTATGCCGAGTCGGTTTTAGCAGCTCGCGCTTCGTTGGACCAACTCACTGCAGAACTCAACAAGTCGCTTTCGGAACAGGACGTAATCACGGCGGTCAAAGTGATGCAAGTGAACTTCGACGTCGCTTCCGACGAAACGGCCGGCTCGATTTTAAATTCGGTGGAAAGACGAGTTTTGAAAATCGAGGAAGAGGTATTTCGAGAATCGATCCCGCTGCGAATCGAAGGCGGCGCGTTGATCGTTGATGTCGTGGTCGACCGCAAATCGGTGCCAATGATGGTCGACAGCGGTGCGACTTTGGTGAGTTTGCCGATGGAAACGGCTACAAAATTAGGAATTTTGGTTCCCGAAGATGCACCTCGATTGAACCTAATTATGGCCGACGGACGCCAGATTTCGGCTCGCCGGGTCACGCTAGAAAAAGTCCGAGTCGGAAATTTCGAAGCCGAGGGCGTTGAAGCTGCCGTTCTGGACGTGACGGCGACGGGCGCGGAACCGTTGTTAGGTATGAGCTATTTGGGCAACTTCAAATTTGAGATTGATACCGCAGCGAAGACGCTAAAAATGCTAAGAATAAGCACCGATTGA
- the tpx gene encoding thiol peroxidase, which translates to MGRSGVITFKGNPMTLLGDDLGVGAEAPDFVLHYADNGIQKLTVADLKGKPSIISVVPSIDTPVCATQTKKFNDEIGKLGDKINSVTVSRDLPFAQARFCGAENVNMRTASDYQTHEFGEAYGVTIDELKLLARAVFVLDADGKVAYKEIVPEVTSEPDYSAAMAAVRMLV; encoded by the coding sequence ATGGGACGCAGTGGAGTGATTACGTTTAAGGGCAATCCAATGACCTTGTTGGGCGACGATCTAGGCGTCGGCGCCGAGGCCCCCGATTTTGTTCTGCATTACGCGGACAACGGCATTCAAAAGTTGACCGTCGCTGACTTGAAGGGCAAACCTTCGATCATCAGCGTTGTTCCAAGCATTGATACGCCCGTTTGCGCGACTCAGACCAAGAAGTTCAACGACGAGATCGGCAAGCTTGGTGACAAAATTAACTCGGTCACCGTGTCGCGTGATTTGCCTTTCGCCCAAGCTCGCTTCTGTGGCGCTGAAAACGTCAACATGCGAACCGCTAGCGATTATCAAACTCATGAGTTCGGTGAAGCCTACGGCGTAACGATCGACGAGTTGAAGTTGCTCGCCCGCGCCGTGTTTGTTTTGGACGCGGACGGAAAGGTTGCCTACAAGGAAATCGTCCCTGAAGTAACCTCCGAGCCTGATTATTCCGCCGCTATGGCAGCGGTTCGAATGCTCGTTTAA
- a CDS encoding MFS transporter, with the protein MSSGNTIEAKHASVLAPLSIPIFRLFWFASIFSNLGTWIHEVGASWLMTQLDSSPEMVAAVRVSMAIPMMLMAIPAGVIADRIDRRKLIIVTQLFLFSTASTLAMLTYSGAVTAWLLLSLTFLTGMGMVLHVLTWQSAIPELVSRAQLSRAVALGSISFNLARSIGPAIGGVMIAMAGTWVTFAANAFSFAGVLAVAVRWNREGAVAPQQVSVKSSLTEAVAHLRATESLKHSLVRLAMFMIPASAMWSLLPLLSRQQLLWAERGYGFLVTTLGLGAVVGATIIHSLHRRFGMDRTIRFAMGLFAIALLILAHTTNGLAASTVTFVLGGAWMMTLTTLNSTTQLSLSNALRARGMSFYYATMAGSMSTGAFVWGQTAGTFGLVHTLSVASILLMILTITSRLFPICVSEEVDA; encoded by the coding sequence GTGTCGTCGGGCAACACCATCGAAGCGAAACATGCCAGCGTCTTGGCGCCTCTATCGATTCCCATCTTCCGATTGTTCTGGTTTGCGTCGATTTTTTCAAATTTGGGAACCTGGATTCATGAGGTCGGCGCGAGCTGGCTAATGACTCAACTCGACTCATCGCCGGAAATGGTTGCGGCCGTCCGTGTGTCGATGGCCATTCCGATGATGTTGATGGCCATTCCGGCGGGAGTCATCGCTGATCGAATCGACCGACGCAAGTTGATCATCGTTACGCAGTTGTTTTTGTTTTCAACCGCGTCTACGCTCGCGATGTTGACCTACTCCGGTGCGGTCACGGCCTGGTTGCTGCTTTCCCTGACCTTCTTAACGGGAATGGGAATGGTGTTGCACGTTTTGACATGGCAGTCCGCGATTCCTGAATTGGTCAGCCGGGCTCAACTTTCGCGTGCGGTGGCGCTAGGCAGCATCAGTTTCAATTTGGCTCGTTCGATTGGCCCGGCCATTGGCGGTGTCATGATCGCGATGGCCGGAACCTGGGTGACCTTCGCCGCCAATGCGTTTTCATTTGCAGGAGTCCTCGCCGTAGCGGTTCGTTGGAATCGAGAAGGCGCCGTTGCTCCCCAGCAAGTGTCCGTCAAATCGAGTCTCACCGAAGCGGTCGCGCACTTGCGTGCCACTGAATCCCTGAAGCACTCGTTGGTGCGATTAGCGATGTTCATGATTCCCGCGTCGGCAATGTGGTCGCTATTGCCGCTTCTTAGCCGACAACAACTGCTTTGGGCCGAACGTGGTTACGGATTCTTGGTCACCACCCTGGGCCTTGGTGCGGTAGTTGGCGCGACGATCATTCATAGTCTGCATCGCCGATTTGGGATGGATCGAACGATTCGCTTTGCAATGGGGCTGTTCGCGATCGCCTTGCTGATCCTTGCTCACACGACCAACGGATTAGCAGCCTCGACGGTGACGTTTGTGCTTGGTGGCGCCTGGATGATGACGCTGACAACGCTGAACTCAACCACACAATTGAGTCTGAGCAATGCGCTGCGAGCTCGAGGGATGAGCTTTTACTACGCGACGATGGCGGGGTCGATGTCGACGGGCGCTTTCGTTTGGGGACAAACCGCGGGGACATTTGGACTCGTCCACACCCTTTCCGTCGCCTCAATCCTGCTGATGATCCTAACCATCACCAGCAGGCTTTTTCCCATCTGCGTTAGCGAAGAAGTAGATGCTTAA
- a CDS encoding ABC transporter ATP-binding protein has protein sequence MIEVRGLRKLYDDYLAVDDVSFTLDRGSICGLVGPNGAGKTTTMRCLAGLIQATEGDLMVAGCDAVRDSIELKRRLAYVPDDPPLFDDLSVLQHLHFIGRVYRVDDYAGKADRLLDQFHLTSKANAGATTLSRGMRQKLAIACAYIHDPQVLLLDEPMTGLDPPGIRTLLDSIREQAQRGTTVILSSHLLGMIEEVCTEVLMLGAGRVRYFGSVENLRSRYPEAASLEAAYFASENSTGILSFPEHACSAETVL, from the coding sequence ATGATTGAAGTTCGTGGACTACGCAAGCTTTATGACGACTATTTGGCGGTCGATGACGTCTCGTTTACCCTTGACCGGGGAAGCATTTGTGGGCTCGTTGGCCCCAATGGTGCTGGCAAGACAACAACGATGCGATGTTTGGCTGGCCTTATTCAAGCGACCGAAGGCGATTTGATGGTCGCGGGATGCGACGCTGTTCGGGATTCGATTGAACTGAAACGCCGCTTGGCTTACGTGCCAGACGATCCGCCGTTGTTCGACGACCTAAGTGTGCTGCAGCACTTGCACTTCATCGGCCGCGTCTATCGAGTGGATGACTACGCGGGCAAAGCCGACCGCCTGCTAGATCAATTTCACTTGACCAGCAAAGCCAACGCCGGCGCAACAACTCTGTCTCGCGGAATGAGACAGAAACTAGCGATCGCGTGCGCGTACATTCACGATCCTCAGGTTCTGTTGCTTGATGAACCAATGACGGGACTTGACCCACCGGGGATTCGAACGTTGCTCGATTCGATCCGCGAACAGGCTCAACGAGGAACTACCGTGATCCTTAGTAGCCACCTGCTGGGAATGATCGAGGAAGTCTGCACCGAGGTGCTAATGCTAGGCGCCGGGCGAGTGCGATACTTCGGCAGCGTCGAAAATTTGCGAAGTCGATACCCGGAAGCCGCCTCGCTGGAAGCAGCCTACTTTGCGAGCGAAAACTCAACGGGCATTCTGTCATTTCCAGAACACGCGTGTAGCGCCGAGACGGTGTTGTGA
- a CDS encoding O-antigen ligase family protein, whose protein sequence is MGLLVALFAIAALPFLVPLVHRGRLIPVSVVMLVTGTVFGPFFFAVDGPIQISLDRLLWAGLVCMTLIQWRLGNLQLPKLNRIDWLMLGFGLLCLIGACRGGPVPTGSSPIARWLFYIAMPLGTYAIARSVRLTVNDVRWVTLGVFWLGMYLAITGLFEIKSMYWAVFPKYINNPEAWEFFGRARGPLLNPIGNGVLMGLALAIAAVEFCRSGRQGKVLYGFASLILLAGVYATLTRSCWIGAIGAIGMMAMLQVPRWTRVLAIASVVLLAGAMSMGLKDSLMELKRDKALSAAEAAKSVELRPLLAVVAWEMFKDHPIIGHGFGHYFEHNGPYHQIRKYGLQLERVRHYQQHNTFLAVVVDSGTLGILIFMSGLLLFYTTGWQLARGLDSNPEMRMLGLLMMSAIVIYAANAMFHDLIIIPMVQMFMMFIAGLAINAREKGVVRKASLQPVYARQPLGRCASGEFLRLRSCDSALRH, encoded by the coding sequence ATGGGACTACTCGTTGCACTCTTCGCGATCGCCGCGTTGCCATTCTTGGTACCGCTGGTTCATCGTGGACGATTGATACCGGTATCCGTGGTGATGTTGGTAACGGGAACCGTGTTTGGTCCATTCTTCTTTGCGGTCGACGGGCCGATTCAGATCAGCCTTGATCGACTGCTCTGGGCCGGATTGGTGTGCATGACGCTAATTCAATGGCGACTGGGCAACCTGCAACTGCCCAAACTCAATCGAATCGATTGGCTCATGCTGGGATTCGGCCTACTTTGTCTAATCGGAGCCTGCCGTGGCGGTCCGGTGCCGACGGGAAGTTCACCCATCGCTCGATGGCTGTTCTACATCGCGATGCCATTGGGAACCTACGCGATCGCACGCAGCGTTCGATTGACCGTTAACGATGTGCGCTGGGTAACGCTTGGCGTTTTCTGGTTGGGCATGTACCTGGCAATCACCGGACTATTCGAGATAAAGTCAATGTATTGGGCGGTCTTCCCCAAGTACATCAACAATCCCGAGGCGTGGGAGTTCTTTGGTCGAGCCCGAGGACCGTTGTTGAATCCAATCGGCAATGGCGTACTGATGGGATTGGCACTTGCAATAGCGGCGGTTGAGTTTTGCCGGAGCGGGCGCCAAGGAAAGGTCCTGTACGGATTCGCATCGTTGATTCTGCTTGCTGGTGTCTACGCGACACTCACGCGAAGTTGCTGGATCGGAGCGATCGGGGCCATCGGAATGATGGCGATGCTGCAGGTACCTCGTTGGACGCGCGTTCTTGCCATCGCGAGTGTTGTGTTGTTGGCGGGAGCCATGTCGATGGGGCTGAAGGATAGCCTGATGGAACTCAAGCGTGACAAAGCTTTGTCCGCGGCTGAAGCAGCTAAGTCTGTTGAACTGCGTCCGTTGTTGGCAGTGGTGGCGTGGGAAATGTTCAAAGACCATCCCATCATCGGACACGGCTTTGGGCACTACTTCGAACACAATGGCCCTTACCATCAAATTCGCAAGTACGGTTTGCAGCTCGAACGCGTGCGGCATTACCAACAGCACAACACGTTCTTGGCCGTTGTCGTGGATTCCGGGACACTCGGGATCCTGATCTTTATGTCTGGGCTTCTGCTGTTCTACACCACCGGTTGGCAGCTTGCGCGAGGGCTCGATTCCAATCCCGAGATGCGAATGTTGGGATTGTTGATGATGTCGGCGATTGTAATCTACGCCGCCAACGCAATGTTCCACGACTTGATCATCATTCCGATGGTCCAGATGTTCATGATGTTCATCGCGGGACTGGCGATCAACGCACGAGAAAAGGGCGTCGTACGCAAAGCCTCGCTTCAACCCGTCTATGCTAGGCAGCCGCTCGGCCGTTGTGCATCAGGCGAATTTCTTCGTCTTCGATCTTGTGACAGTGCGCTTCGCCACTAA
- a CDS encoding LURP-one-related/scramblase family protein, with protein MAKKDPQPCRRYIDMWAMPGMHPSNVELVQQLTTADSNAFTTNMKVVGTVSTQDNESGSWNKTHMLGLRTDVWNMDKGELEDALDVMQDQRRQELKKSIKKSGRLDAKQQAKLDEMMAEDTVMNMEPGEIEKRRLVLKLFKTTGERTAWCGTIEQITITEVHTSMAVGKNLLTMCVMLPRTECVTTIQQCHRTFRIPAMFSFAFCHDGQVHHAVLKRKWVSIGADFDIEVGGENIGEIDGRLFSFGADSYLDIDAGELSEDRRFMDLMTLFTASVGYHKAMRKSVDRRVKATLSGEAHCHKIEDEEIRLMHNGRAAA; from the coding sequence ATGGCCAAGAAAGATCCGCAACCCTGTCGTCGGTACATCGACATGTGGGCTATGCCCGGGATGCACCCATCGAACGTCGAACTGGTTCAGCAACTCACCACGGCTGATTCCAACGCCTTCACCACGAACATGAAAGTCGTGGGAACCGTGTCGACTCAAGACAACGAGTCCGGAAGTTGGAACAAGACCCACATGCTGGGTTTGCGGACCGATGTCTGGAACATGGACAAGGGCGAACTGGAAGACGCGCTTGACGTGATGCAGGATCAACGCCGCCAGGAATTGAAGAAGTCGATCAAGAAATCAGGTCGGCTTGATGCGAAGCAACAGGCGAAGCTGGATGAGATGATGGCCGAGGACACGGTCATGAACATGGAACCCGGCGAGATCGAGAAACGACGCTTAGTCCTAAAGTTGTTCAAGACCACCGGCGAACGGACGGCTTGGTGCGGAACGATCGAACAGATCACAATCACCGAAGTGCATACCTCGATGGCCGTGGGCAAAAACCTGCTCACGATGTGCGTGATGCTTCCTCGCACCGAATGCGTGACCACCATTCAACAATGTCATCGCACCTTCCGAATCCCGGCGATGTTTTCGTTTGCGTTCTGCCACGATGGCCAAGTGCATCACGCGGTGCTCAAACGCAAGTGGGTTTCGATCGGTGCTGACTTTGACATCGAGGTCGGTGGCGAAAACATCGGCGAGATTGACGGACGCTTGTTCTCGTTCGGCGCCGATAGTTACCTAGATATCGACGCTGGCGAATTGAGCGAAGACCGACGGTTCATGGACTTGATGACGTTGTTTACCGCAAGCGTTGGTTATCACAAAGCCATGCGAAAGAGTGTCGATCGTCGAGTCAAGGCGACGCTTAGTGGCGAAGCGCACTGTCACAAGATCGAAGACGAAGAAATTCGCCTGATGCACAACGGCCGAGCGGCTGCCTAG
- a CDS encoding DEAD/DEAH box helicase, with product MNLSDLSDVAHSGIELEDAPDTQINSTELDNSPEAVASDDVVVENTPSNDALSSSDEVRIAGSNPETVLAGTTPAETVVADTNASVQSSDSDVATEDAASGLVVVRKVKLKLAKKKAVKPVFNKKATRTAADHKQHGADTPVVSETIQAPVRTEAQPVAQTAVASVDGVVAPNADTPVAESPVVETPVVEEVLTGFAQFKLPPAIQAAIESSGYSEPSAIQTAIIPPMLKGRDVIAQSQTGSGKTAAFALPVLANLSKKKGAGPQALVLAPTRELAMQVAKSFETYAGQLKGFAVTAIYGGQDYEPQRRALRDGVSVVVGTPGRVIDHIKRGTLKLDGLKCLVLDEADEMLNMGFLEDVEFVLDQCPDQRQIALFSATMPDPIRRIADQYLTDAEVCTIKSKSMTAESIRQRAIFTSAGEKLELLKRVLESEETDGVIVFAKTKESTTVIADKLARAHYSVAALNGDMPQATRQRTVGSLKNGKIDIIVATDVAARGLDVPRISHVINFDLPHDQESYVHRIGRTGRAGRSGEAILFLTPSSRGRLRSIERMTNQSIEIVEWPSTDDINKHRVATFKSKITKTLAERDITFFENLINEYMEESGKPLEKVAAALAEMLRGGQPFLLQERAESSRKERKGRREDREFTGDFDDRPARDGARGGFRKRGPVEAGMRRYRVEVGKADGVRPGNLVGAIANEANLDSKFIGQIHIDHNFTTVDLPDQLPAEALRVLENTWVMGKKLQIRPDNGPPEGGGGGKRPFGGKGGGFGGKKKGGPKKGFGKGKR from the coding sequence ATGAATCTTTCTGACCTGTCTGATGTTGCGCACTCCGGTATCGAACTTGAGGACGCCCCTGACACCCAAATCAATTCCACCGAACTGGACAACTCGCCTGAGGCTGTTGCGTCTGACGATGTAGTTGTGGAAAACACCCCGTCAAATGACGCGTTGTCAAGCTCCGACGAAGTCCGAATCGCCGGATCGAATCCAGAAACCGTGCTCGCAGGAACCACTCCTGCAGAAACCGTAGTTGCGGACACGAATGCATCCGTGCAAAGTTCCGATTCTGACGTGGCAACCGAAGACGCTGCATCGGGACTAGTGGTTGTTCGCAAGGTAAAGCTGAAGCTTGCGAAGAAGAAGGCTGTTAAACCAGTCTTCAATAAGAAAGCGACACGCACCGCTGCGGACCATAAGCAACATGGTGCCGACACCCCCGTGGTTAGCGAAACGATACAGGCCCCTGTTCGTACTGAAGCCCAACCCGTCGCTCAAACGGCGGTTGCATCGGTCGACGGTGTTGTTGCTCCCAATGCTGATACTCCAGTAGCTGAAAGCCCCGTTGTTGAAACTCCCGTTGTTGAGGAAGTACTGACCGGGTTCGCTCAGTTCAAACTTCCACCGGCAATCCAAGCGGCAATCGAATCATCTGGCTACAGCGAACCATCGGCCATTCAAACGGCGATCATTCCGCCGATGTTGAAGGGACGTGACGTGATTGCTCAATCGCAAACCGGTTCTGGTAAAACCGCCGCGTTTGCGTTGCCTGTGCTGGCGAACCTAAGCAAGAAGAAGGGCGCTGGACCGCAAGCATTGGTGCTCGCGCCGACTCGTGAACTTGCGATGCAAGTTGCCAAGTCGTTCGAAACCTACGCGGGCCAACTCAAAGGTTTCGCCGTTACCGCAATCTATGGTGGTCAGGACTACGAACCACAACGTCGCGCTCTGCGTGATGGTGTTAGCGTTGTCGTCGGTACGCCAGGCCGCGTGATCGACCACATCAAACGAGGCACGTTGAAACTTGATGGATTGAAGTGCTTGGTTCTCGACGAAGCCGACGAAATGCTCAACATGGGCTTCTTGGAAGATGTCGAATTTGTGTTGGACCAGTGCCCTGACCAACGGCAAATCGCTTTGTTCAGTGCCACGATGCCTGACCCGATTCGCCGCATCGCTGACCAGTACCTGACCGACGCAGAAGTCTGCACGATCAAGAGCAAGTCGATGACGGCAGAGTCGATTCGCCAACGAGCTATCTTCACATCGGCCGGCGAAAAGCTCGAGTTGCTCAAGCGAGTTCTCGAATCCGAAGAAACCGATGGCGTGATCGTGTTTGCAAAGACCAAAGAATCCACCACCGTCATCGCTGACAAATTGGCTCGAGCCCATTACAGCGTAGCGGCACTTAACGGCGACATGCCTCAAGCGACTCGCCAGCGAACCGTGGGTTCATTGAAGAATGGCAAGATTGACATCATCGTTGCAACTGACGTTGCTGCTCGAGGATTGGATGTGCCGCGCATTTCGCACGTCATCAACTTCGACCTGCCACACGACCAAGAATCCTACGTTCACCGCATCGGGCGTACCGGTCGCGCTGGTCGAAGCGGCGAAGCGATTTTGTTTCTGACGCCTTCGTCGCGTGGTCGCTTGCGTTCAATCGAGCGCATGACCAACCAATCTATCGAGATTGTTGAATGGCCATCGACCGATGACATCAACAAACACCGCGTAGCGACGTTCAAGTCCAAGATCACCAAGACTTTGGCCGAACGAGACATCACCTTCTTCGAAAACTTGATCAACGAGTACATGGAAGAGAGTGGCAAGCCGCTTGAGAAGGTTGCTGCAGCGTTGGCTGAAATGCTTCGCGGTGGGCAGCCATTCTTGCTGCAAGAACGTGCCGAATCGTCCCGCAAAGAACGAAAAGGACGACGGGAAGATCGCGAATTTACTGGCGATTTCGACGATCGACCTGCTCGCGATGGAGCACGTGGCGGATTCCGCAAGCGTGGTCCCGTTGAAGCCGGCATGCGTCGATACCGCGTTGAAGTGGGCAAGGCAGACGGAGTGCGTCCTGGGAACCTGGTTGGCGCGATCGCGAACGAAGCAAACTTGGATAGCAAGTTCATTGGCCAGATTCACATCGACCATAACTTCACCACCGTTGATCTGCCCGACCAACTTCCCGCCGAGGCTCTTCGAGTTCTCGAAAACACTTGGGTGATGGGCAAGAAACTGCAAATTCGCCCTGACAACGGCCCACCGGAAGGTGGTGGCGGTGGAAAGCGTCCCTTTGGTGGCAAAGGCGGCGGTTTTGGCGGCAAGAAAAAGGGTGGCCCCAAAAAGGGCTTCGGCAAAGGCAAGCGATAG